AATAGCCTTCCTTCAAACCAATGCAACCCAAACACATATCTGAGGGGAGACAGTCGGGATGGTTCTTGGCTTTATGATGAAAATAGTAGTCCTGAAGGAGATGGTTTTGCTTCAGCAATTTGGGGGACTGTTCCTAGTAGTGGTACTGTTGATTTATCTGTCGGGGTGGCATCGGGCGGTCGCCGTGGAGAAGATGAAGGTAACTACGAGCTTTTTGTCGCTTTATTAGATTCTCAAGACTTACCATCTGAAATTTACCCCATGAATAACGGCAGTAATATTGCACTCGGCGGTAGCGGTGGTGGTGGTATTATAGTCGGCGGTAGCGGCGGTGGTGGCATCATAGTCGGCGGTAGCGGCGGCGGTGGAGTCGATTTAGATACACCGGGTCGCACTCAACAAAATCCCATACTTCCTAGTAGCATCGACTCTGATGGCTGGCAACACTTCTCTAACGTTCCCGGTTGTCGCTGGTATGACCCACCCATAGAGAAGGGATTTGAATTTGTCGCCACCGATGACACCCTATTTACGGAAATTCTAGATTTTCCTGTCGGTCAAGACGATTTGTTTACAGTTATGGTTGACGACCTAATTCTGGGAGAGTTTAGTCCCGGAGATAGAGTCGATTTTCTTTCCTTACTCGGTTCAGGTGTTTCCCGGTTTAAAGTAACTGATATTGATTATTTCATCGGTAATACAGAAGAAACCTATTTTCCAATTCAACTGGCATTTGATAAAAATGTGGGCAGTTTTAAGATGCGCCCGATAGTGACTGAAGAAGAAACGAAAAAGCAGAAAGTCCCAGAATCCAATTCGGTGTGGGGTTTAATTGGGTTGGGTGCTTTTGGAGTCTGGAAATTTATCGGTTTGAGGAATCGGAAGTAGTTAGAGTTGAAGTCATCAGTTATAGTCATTTTCATTAAGGGCGATCGATCGTCATAGATCGCCAACGGTGGTATCTGTAGGAGCAAAAAATATGCAAGCCCCTACAACCCTAATTTGCACGGCAAAAGAGGTAAAACGACGAAGATATTCCTTTCGAGGATACTCTCATGGACAGCATGAAAAATAAGGACTCCAGCGATAAAAAAGGTTTTCCCAGTCCCGCGCGAAGCACTATTGTTTACACCCTATTATTTACCCTTAGTATCATTATCATTAATCCTTGGGGAAGCAGTCGGGGAGAGATCTGGACTCAACCCAAATGTGCTGTACTGGCTCTGATTGCGATCTGCAATCTCTACCTACTGTGGAAAAGTGGGGAAACTCTACACATCCCCAAAAGCTGGTTTACCTCTAAACTTCTCTGGGAAATATTTCTGTTGATCGGATTCATTTCTACTCTCCTGAGTCCGTTTCCCATTCGATCGCTATTCGGTCAAGATCAGATGGGAGATGGTTGGCTCTACTGGTTGCTGATCGCAGCTTTCACTCTCAGTAATACCCTGGTTTTAAAACGATATCCACAACTATTGCCCGCTCAACTCTACGGCTTTCTCATCGGTGGCATTCTTCTGGCTTTGAGTACCTTTCCCCAGTTGATTGACTGGCGTATTGATTACACGGCAACCACCGGACAATTACTGCGAGATCATATCCTCGTCAGCACTATTTTTCAGAATCATCAACCCATCGGTTTCTACTCCCATCGCGGCCATGCTGCATTTGTGTTGGCAGCCCTTGGCGTGATGGCGGTTGCTTGCAGACAGCTCAGATGGGTATCGTTGCCAACAACCGTGACGATAATCATTCCGATCGCGATCGCCCTATTTTTGGCCAATACTCGGATGGCTCTTGTTGCTTTCATCTTTGGCATTTTATACTTGTCAGGAAGGAAATACTATCGACGACTAATTCCCCTTATTTTGGTGGTCATACTGATGATTGGGGTCATGACTACCACCAGACAAATTTCAGGTTTGTCTGGGATTAAACAAATGACTTCAGACCGAATGTACCTGTGGGAGTTAGCCACTCGTGGGATCGGCAAACGCCCTTTATTTGGCTGGGGTTTCAATGGTTTCGGCATTGCTTATCCCTATATCCGATCGCCAAAAGACACGCCCAATGTCGTCCGCTTGGGTCATTTAAGTTACGATGTAGTGAGTGAAAATGGCAGCCTGCGTACATTACCTTTGATTACCTATAAAGCTCATAATCTCATTTTGGATACGATTTTATCCGTTGGCATTTTGGGAATGCTCTCTTATACGGCATTGTGGGGATATGGTATTTTCCTGGTTGTCCGATCGCCAAACGGGAAACTGTTGGCAGTGGCGATCGCCTATTGGGTTTTCACTTTAACCTGGTTTGAATGCGCTCAATTTACCCATATAGCTTGCTGGACTCTATCTTTAGGCATAAATACAAGCAGTCAACCTATAGAAGAGTAACCTAAGAAGCCACCTCACTGGTATTCGTAATGCCCAAAACTTGAGTAAATCCGCCTCTAGCTTGAGTCACGCCGATGGTGCGCTCCGAAGCTTCAATCATCGGACGACGGAGACTGACGACGATAAATTGGGCACTACCCAAACTTTGTTTTTTAATCATCTTCGAGAGCCGTTCCACATTCGCCCCATCGAGGAACATATCCACCTCATCAAAAGCATAGAATGGAGAAGGACGATAGCGCTGGAGGGCAAAAATAAAGCTCAGAGCAGTTAAGGATTTTTCACCTCCCGACATGGAAGCTAAACGCTGCACTGGTTTCCCTTTGGGATGGGCAATTAAATTCAGTCCGCCGCTAAAGGGATCTTCAGCATTATCGAGTTGTAGATGTCCATCTCCTTCCGAGAGTTCGGCAAAGATCTGTTGGAAGTTTTCATTTACGGCATCAAAGGATTCCATAAACGCCCGAAAGCGCAGAGTCGTAAAGTTTTCTACCCTGAGCAGGAGTTCCGTGCGCTCTTTTTCCAGAATTGCCAATTTTTCGCTCAGGGCTTCCAGGCGTTCGGTGGTATGTTCGTATTCTTCGATCGCCAACATATTCACCGGTTCTAAGGCTTGTAATTGTTTTTGCAGTTGGCGCAGGGTTTGTTCGAGTTCCTTCATCTTCAGTTTTTCCGGAACTTCAGGCAACGGATCGGGCAACTCGGCTTTCACCTCTTGAATCTGGTTTTGCAGCGCAATCAGATTTTGGCGACGGGTATTTTGGTTTTCCGCTAGTTTCTGTTGTTGCCATTGCAATTGTTGACGGTTGAGATGCAATTGGCGCAAATTCTCTTCCACTGCATCCCTTTGTTGCTTTTCTGCACCTAGGGTTTCTTCCAGGATTGCCAATTGCCCCGTCGTTTGCGCCATCTGCCCCTTAATATCTGCCTGTTGGCGACGAATGCGGGTATTTTGGCTCATGGTGGTAGACTCATTCTGCTTGAGTTCGTTAACCCGCTCTAAACCTTGGCGAATTTTCTCATTGGTGCGATCGCGTTTTTTATCCAATTCCTGTAACTGTTGTTCGCATCCTCTCAAAGCAAGTTCTCGCCGATCTAATAGACTTTCTTTTTCCCGCAGTTGCTCTTGAATCGCTTGCCATTCCTTCGGTGCTTGATTTTCTTCCAACTGAGCCAAAGAGTGACGATACTCATCCAGTTGGCTCTGTTGTTGAGGCAGTTCCCGATTCAAGTATTCTAAACGGGTGCGAGTTTGATTCAGGTCATGTTCTGTTTGCGCTAAGAGTTCGCGAGCGCGATCGCATTGTTGCTGCTCGCTTTGGATCTGTTTTCGGCATTGCTCCAGTTGCAATTGTTTTTCCCGGTGCTGCCCCCTAACCTCCATCAACTCCGCAGAGGCTTTTTTTGTCGCGTCTGACAAGTTTCCCAGTTCCACCTCAATTTGAGCCAAAAGTCCTTCAATCTCGTTTATCCGGTCTTCTAGCGCCCTCTGCTGGGCTGATTCAGAACTGGCTGCACCCATACCCAAGCGCAGGCTCGATCGCTGGGACTGACTGCCCCCCGTCATGGCTCCAGAGGCTTCCAGAAGTTCCCCGTCTAGGGTAACCATGCGCAGATTGCCAATATGGGGCCTTGCAGTGTTGAGGGTGGCAAACACGGCAGTGTTGCCGAAAACATAGGCAAAAATTGTGTCATAACGGGGGTCGCATTGAATCAGATTAACGGCATAGTCGAGAAAGCCTTCAGCGCTGAAACCGTTATCTGGACGGCGACCGGGGCGGATTTTGTTTAGGGGTAAGAACGTCGCGCGGCCGGCTCGTTTTTGTTTCAGGAGGGCGATCGCCTGGGCAGCTACGTTATCATCTTCTACAACGATATTCCCCAATCGCGACCCAGCCGCAATTTCCAGCGCCAACTGATAGCGCTTGTCTACCTGGCCTAAACTGGCGACTAACCCATGAACGCCAGGGATCTGGGTTTGCATAATCAGTTTACTGGCGTAAGTTCCCGCCGCCTCTTGCTGGGCCTGTACTTGCGCCTCTAGTTTATCGAGTTGTCGTTGTTTATCCCGTTGTTCATTCAGCAATCTTTTCTGAGTTTGCTGCTGGGTTTGCTGGTCATATTCTGCGGTGGAGAGAGTTTGAGCCACTACCTGAATGCGCTGGGATAACTCAATGACTTCCACTTCCAACCCAGTCGCGCTTTCATGTTGGCTGGCAATATTCGGTTCTAGGGTGGCAATGCGAGTATTCTGTTCTTCTAGGGTACGGGTTAATTGGCTTTGGCGCTCCGTCAGTTGTGCTTGTTCTGTGCGTTGGGGTTCTAGGGTTTTGAGAATCTCTTCAATATTGTGATTCAAAGCCGTTTGGCGATCGACCCATTCTTGAGAAGCGCTGGCGATCGCCTGGGCTTGTTCCCGCGTTTCGGTTAAACTAGCCTGAGCCTGATCGCGACTATCTTGCAATCCCGACAAAGCCTGAGTCTCCAAATTATATTGATGCTGAATGGTTTCCAGGGTTTGCCGGTCTTCATGAATTTCCTGCTCCGTTTTTTCCCGATGGTGTTTTAACTGTTGTTCGGTGGTTTCAAGTTCCTGTTGCCGAGTTTCCAGTTGACTCAGTTGCGCTTGTTGAGTTGCCAACGTAGACTGGAGCGCTAATAACTGTTCTTCCCCCAAAGACTTCACCCGTGCATTCAGTCCATCGAGTTCTTCACTTACCTGGGAAATTTGAGTATTCAGTGCTTCTAAGTTATCCTGAAATTCACCTTGAGTGCGATCGCCCGCTTCAATCGCTTCCCTCAGTTTTCCTTCCTCCGCACGCAAAGAGCGCCAGCGCAACACCGCTTCCCACTCCTGTTTCTGCAACAGTTCCGTGCGTAGGGTTTGGTATTTTTCTGCTTTCGCCCGATCTTTGGCCAGGCGATCGCGCTGGGAAATCAACTCCTGTTCTATAATCCGAGAATTCTCTTCCTTCTCCTTAACTTCCGTTAACTTCTCCTTCGCCAAATCAATCTTACGGTCAAACTGAGCCACCCCTGCCAACTCATCAATGATTTCCCGTCTCGCCTTCCCATTCATCGAGATAATACTCGTCACATCCCCTTGAAGCACCACATTATAGCCTTCCGGATAGATCCTCAGCCGGTTTAGATGCTCATGTAACTGAGTTAAGGTGCAAGCCTCCCCATTCATATAATAGGTTGACGTATAGGTTCCGGCTGGCGTAACCCGCAGGCGGCGCGTAATATGCCATTCTGGGTCTAATTCTATTTCACCCTCTGGATCTTCTTCCTCCTCCCAGATGCTGCGCTCCACATCCGAAACATCCAACGTAACCGTCACACTCGCTTCCACCGTTGCTTTCCGTTTCTCCCCCTTTGCATGGTTCACCAGATCCGGCAGCCGTTCCGCTCGCATCCCCTTCGAGCTGGATAAGCCCAAACAAAACAGCAGAGCATCTAAGATATTAGACTTTCCCGACCCATTCGGCCCGGAAATCACGGTAAACCCAGGTAACAACGGCACAGCCGTTGTTCCCCCAAAGGATTTGAAGTTGGTCAGTTGCACGCCCTTAACGTGAACCATAGGATTGAGTGTTTAGACGGATTGAGGTTACTTCAATAAGAGTAGCGTAGGATTGACGAGAATGGATAATGAAGGCTCACCCATCCATTGATCGATTGGCTCTAAGGGCGATCGCGTGGAGATTTAAACCGAGTTTCTCTCAGGAGCTTGGATCGGGTTCTCAAGGTAGCCACAAACCTGGTTTCTTTGTTGGTTGCGATCGCCAGATCTCCTCAATGATTCACTCTAGTGCAATTAGGGGACACAGGGGGAGTTTGCCTATTGGCTAGCGCAAAGCGCTATCTCTTAATTCTCTTTTTGTAGTATTATTTTTTACTTAAATTGCCAAATTAGAAGGAACAACTGAAGAGATTGAAAAGCATTGACCCTCTCTTTCCTGCAACTTAGGAAAAGGGAGGATCAACAAGAGTTACAGGATCGGGCAAATTGCCCGTTGTTCCCAAGCTAGATTAAGCTTCATCTAAAGCAGCAATACCGGGAAGTTCCTTACCTTCGAGCAGTTCCAAACTTGCGCCGCCACCGGTAGAAATGTGACTCATTTGATCGGCAACACCGACTTTTTCCACTGCCGCAACGGAATCGCCACCGCCGATAATGGTAGAAGCGCCGGTTTTGGTCAGTTCAGCCAAGGAGCGAGCGATCGCCTCTGTACCCTTAGCAAAGTTCTCAAACTCGAATACACCCATTGGCCCATTCCAGATTACTGTCTTACAATCAGCTAAAGCCGCCTTAAAGGTTTCCACCGAATCCGGGCCAATATCGAGTCCCATCCAACCATCAGGAATTTCCTCAACACTTACGGTTTGGGACTTGGCATCAGCCGCAAAATTATCCGCTACCACCACATCTGTGGGTAACAACAAAGCTACTCCCCGCTCTTTTGCCTTGGCTTCTAAAGCTTTGGCTAATTCCAGCTTATCTTCTTCCACCAAAGACTTACCGACATTCATGCCTCGCGCTTTATAGAATGTGAAGATCATGCCCCCACCAATCAGGAGCTTATCGCATTTTTCCAATAGGGTTTCAATAACACCAATCTTGCTTGATACTTTCGATCCGCCAATAATAGCGGCTAAGGGTCGTTGGGGACTTTCGATCGCTGCTTGCAGATACTGTAGTTCCTTCTCAATCAAAAATCCAGCGACTGAAGGCTTCAGGTATTGGGTTACCCCTTCTGTAGATGCATGGGCCCGGTGAGCTGTTCCAAAGGCATCATTAACATAAAGATCGGCAATAGAAGCTAACTGTTTCACAAACTCTGGGTCATTCGCTTCTTCTCCAGCATGGAAGCGCACATTTTCCAGTAGTACCACATCGCCATCGTTCATGCTGGCAACCGCAGCCGCGACTTCATCACCAATACAATCATTCGTTTTCTTCACCTCTTTACCCAGAAGTTCAGACAGCCGTTGAGCGACTGGAGTCAAACGCATGGACTCATTCACTTTTCCCTTGGGTCGGCCGAAGTGAGAGGTTAAAATAACTTTAGCCCCCTTGCCCGTCAAATCCTGTATGGTAGGGAGAGCGGCACGGATACGAGTATCATCAGTGATAGACCCATTATCAATGGGGACATTGAAATCCGCCCGCATGAGTACCTTCTTACCAGAGAGGTCAGAAGCCGACAAATTGGCGATCGTTTTCTTGGGCACAGGATAAACCTCCTTCAAAAAATTTTTCGTTATGTTTTTGATTACGCCATCGTCCACATTGTATAGGAGTCCGTGTCTCGGAGGTAAGACCTATGTTTAAGACTGTTCTCTTTCCGATTAACAAAAGCCAAGAAACCTTAGCAGCCACTGAGGTCGTGATGGATATTGTCAAAACCTATGGCTCTCATCTGATGCTGCTCTCTGTCCTGGAGAATGAGGTGACCGAAGAAGATGGGTCGAGAGACCCGATGACCTCCCATGAGCAAATTGCTGAACTTTTAAATAAAGTCCAAAGTGGCTTTTCTAAGAATGGCATTGAGGCTCAAATCCTGGAACGGCAAGGGAACCCGGCTTTTACTATCTGCGATGTCGCCGATGAAATGGATGTCAAGCTGATTATCATGGGAAGTCGGGGGGTTGGTCTGACGGAAGAAGGGCCAAAGGATAGTATTACCAATCAGGTGATTAACCTTTCTCCTTGTCCCGTCTTGATTATTCCCTAATGTTCCTGATTTTTTCATTCTGATTATGATTCAATGGTATCCCGGACATATTGCTAAGGCAGAACGTTCTCTAGCTGAACAACTCAAACGGGTTGATGTGGTCTTAGATGTTCGGGATATTCGCATTCCCCTGACGACGCAACACCCGAAGCTGAAGGAGTGGGTCGCTAGTCGGGAGCGGGTGCTGGTGCTGAACCGGATGGATATGATTTCCCCAGAGATGCAGGATTTATGGTTGCAGTGGTTTACGGATCGCCAAGAGAAGCCCTATTTTACCAATGCTAAATTGGGTAAGGGAATTCGAGAAGTGACCCAAGCGGCGATCGCCGCTGGTGCAGCGATGAATGAACGCCGACGTAACCGGGGAATGCGTCCGCGTCCCGTGCGAGCAGTGGTTGTGGGATTTCCCAATGTGGGTAAATCGGCCTTAATTAACCGGCTCTTGAACCGCAAAGTGGTTCACAGTGCAGCGCGTCCAGGGATCACTCGGCAATTACGCTGGATTAAAATTTCTGCTGATATTGAGTTATTAGATGCTCCTGGAGTAATTCCAGCGCGGTTAGAAGATCAACGAGATGCGGTGAAGTTAGCCATTTGTGACGATATTGGTGAAGCCAGTTATGATAATCAACGGGTGGCGATCGCCCTGTTGGACTTATT
This window of the Roseofilum reptotaenium CS-1145 genome carries:
- a CDS encoding phosphoglycerate kinase codes for the protein MPKKTIANLSASDLSGKKVLMRADFNVPIDNGSITDDTRIRAALPTIQDLTGKGAKVILTSHFGRPKGKVNESMRLTPVAQRLSELLGKEVKKTNDCIGDEVAAAVASMNDGDVVLLENVRFHAGEEANDPEFVKQLASIADLYVNDAFGTAHRAHASTEGVTQYLKPSVAGFLIEKELQYLQAAIESPQRPLAAIIGGSKVSSKIGVIETLLEKCDKLLIGGGMIFTFYKARGMNVGKSLVEEDKLELAKALEAKAKERGVALLLPTDVVVADNFAADAKSQTVSVEEIPDGWMGLDIGPDSVETFKAALADCKTVIWNGPMGVFEFENFAKGTEAIARSLAELTKTGASTIIGGGDSVAAVEKVGVADQMSHISTGGGASLELLEGKELPGIAALDEA
- a CDS encoding universal stress protein; translated protein: MFKTVLFPINKSQETLAATEVVMDIVKTYGSHLMLLSVLENEVTEEDGSRDPMTSHEQIAELLNKVQSGFSKNGIEAQILERQGNPAFTICDVADEMDVKLIIMGSRGVGLTEEGPKDSITNQVINLSPCPVLIIP
- the smc gene encoding chromosome segregation protein SMC encodes the protein MVHVKGVQLTNFKSFGGTTAVPLLPGFTVISGPNGSGKSNILDALLFCLGLSSSKGMRAERLPDLVNHAKGEKRKATVEASVTVTLDVSDVERSIWEEEEDPEGEIELDPEWHITRRLRVTPAGTYTSTYYMNGEACTLTQLHEHLNRLRIYPEGYNVVLQGDVTSIISMNGKARREIIDELAGVAQFDRKIDLAKEKLTEVKEKEENSRIIEQELISQRDRLAKDRAKAEKYQTLRTELLQKQEWEAVLRWRSLRAEEGKLREAIEAGDRTQGEFQDNLEALNTQISQVSEELDGLNARVKSLGEEQLLALQSTLATQQAQLSQLETRQQELETTEQQLKHHREKTEQEIHEDRQTLETIQHQYNLETQALSGLQDSRDQAQASLTETREQAQAIASASQEWVDRQTALNHNIEEILKTLEPQRTEQAQLTERQSQLTRTLEEQNTRIATLEPNIASQHESATGLEVEVIELSQRIQVVAQTLSTAEYDQQTQQQTQKRLLNEQRDKQRQLDKLEAQVQAQQEAAGTYASKLIMQTQIPGVHGLVASLGQVDKRYQLALEIAAGSRLGNIVVEDDNVAAQAIALLKQKRAGRATFLPLNKIRPGRRPDNGFSAEGFLDYAVNLIQCDPRYDTIFAYVFGNTAVFATLNTARPHIGNLRMVTLDGELLEASGAMTGGSQSQRSSLRLGMGAASSESAQQRALEDRINEIEGLLAQIEVELGNLSDATKKASAELMEVRGQHREKQLQLEQCRKQIQSEQQQCDRARELLAQTEHDLNQTRTRLEYLNRELPQQQSQLDEYRHSLAQLEENQAPKEWQAIQEQLREKESLLDRRELALRGCEQQLQELDKKRDRTNEKIRQGLERVNELKQNESTTMSQNTRIRRQQADIKGQMAQTTGQLAILEETLGAEKQQRDAVEENLRQLHLNRQQLQWQQQKLAENQNTRRQNLIALQNQIQEVKAELPDPLPEVPEKLKMKELEQTLRQLQKQLQALEPVNMLAIEEYEHTTERLEALSEKLAILEKERTELLLRVENFTTLRFRAFMESFDAVNENFQQIFAELSEGDGHLQLDNAEDPFSGGLNLIAHPKGKPVQRLASMSGGEKSLTALSFIFALQRYRPSPFYAFDEVDMFLDGANVERLSKMIKKQSLGSAQFIVVSLRRPMIEASERTIGVTQARGGFTQVLGITNTSEVAS
- the ylqF gene encoding ribosome biogenesis GTPase YlqF, whose protein sequence is MIQWYPGHIAKAERSLAEQLKRVDVVLDVRDIRIPLTTQHPKLKEWVASRERVLVLNRMDMISPEMQDLWLQWFTDRQEKPYFTNAKLGKGIREVTQAAIAAGAAMNERRRNRGMRPRPVRAVVVGFPNVGKSALINRLLNRKVVHSAARPGITRQLRWIKISADIELLDAPGVIPARLEDQRDAVKLAICDDIGEASYDNQRVAIALLDLLHQLNAHVNTLDKLRSRYQVEPENLSSEDYLHTLAQTKYLGDLERAACQLLTDFRKGHLGLFSLELPPLR
- a CDS encoding O-antigen ligase family protein, encoding MDSMKNKDSSDKKGFPSPARSTIVYTLLFTLSIIIINPWGSSRGEIWTQPKCAVLALIAICNLYLLWKSGETLHIPKSWFTSKLLWEIFLLIGFISTLLSPFPIRSLFGQDQMGDGWLYWLLIAAFTLSNTLVLKRYPQLLPAQLYGFLIGGILLALSTFPQLIDWRIDYTATTGQLLRDHILVSTIFQNHQPIGFYSHRGHAAFVLAALGVMAVACRQLRWVSLPTTVTIIIPIAIALFLANTRMALVAFIFGILYLSGRKYYRRLIPLILVVILMIGVMTTTRQISGLSGIKQMTSDRMYLWELATRGIGKRPLFGWGFNGFGIAYPYIRSPKDTPNVVRLGHLSYDVVSENGSLRTLPLITYKAHNLILDTILSVGILGMLSYTALWGYGIFLVVRSPNGKLLAVAIAYWVFTLTWFECAQFTHIACWTLSLGINTSSQPIEE